From Toxorhynchites rutilus septentrionalis strain SRP chromosome 2, ASM2978413v1, whole genome shotgun sequence, a single genomic window includes:
- the LOC129771360 gene encoding uncharacterized protein LOC129771360 → MKLFIVLSVAIALVVGAPADDSAKKDKRGLIEIGHNFGYEEPLIYDHHDGWNDKQVTKHVTVHKNVAVPYPVEVEKHVPVAVKVPVPVKVEKHVPVVVEKHVPVYIEKKVPVAVDRPVPYPVKVKVPVYHKQVVEVEKPYPVHVEKPYPVYVKQPVYVEQSAPIYVKDQYYDKKPYWG, encoded by the exons ATGAAG CTTTTTATCGTGCTCTCTGTGGCGATCGCACTTGTTGTGGGTGCGCCAGCCGACGATTCCGCCAAGAAAGATAAGCGTGGCCTAATCGAAATTGGCCATAATTTCGGCTACGAAGAACCGCTGATTTACGATCATCACGATGGTTGGAATGATAAGCAGGTGACTAAGCACGTCACTGTCCATAAGAATGTCGCCGTTCCATACCCGGTGGAGGTCGAGAAGCACGTTCCAGTTGCGGTGAAGGTTCCGGTTCCGGTCAAAGTGGAAAAACATGTCCCAGTCGTGGTTGAGAAGCACGTTCCCGTGTACATCGAAAAGAAGGTTCCAGTGGCTGTCGATCGGCCCGTGCCTTACCCGGTTAAGGTGAAGGTTCCGGTTTACCACAAGCAAGTCGTTGAGGTCGAGAAGCCCTACCCAGTGCATGTGGAGAAACCATATCCAGTCTACGTGAAGCAGCCAGTGTACGTTGAACAGTCGGCTCCGATTTACGTGAAAGATCAGTACTACGACAAGAAGCCATACTGGGGTTGA